The following are from one region of the Mangifera indica cultivar Alphonso chromosome 14, CATAS_Mindica_2.1, whole genome shotgun sequence genome:
- the LOC123195680 gene encoding proline-rich protein 36-like, translating to MAASPPASPLLTPPLPQQSPSLSVGAPMADGRAAPPRQPPYLFAEDPMAASPLAPPLHQRLPNLFLVALIARGQPPLSPPVPPLPQQSPSLPVELPLLTPPRPEELPSLYVEASTAGSPPALPLQTPRPEQPPNLSVDAPLAAARLALPLQTPLPEQPPNLSVDAPLAAARLAPPLLTPPLPEQPPSLSVNVPMVASRPAPTSPVPALPEQPPSLSLEAPMLAEEPTAPRPSRGNRW from the coding sequence ATGGCAGCGAGCCCACCAGCATCACCCCTTCTCACTCCACCACTGCCTCAGCAGTCACCAAGTTTGTCCGTCGGTGCTCCGATGGCTGATGGCCGAGCAGCGCCGCCTCGGCAGCCTCCATATTTGTTTGCTGAGGATCCGATGGCAGCGAGTCCACTAGCACCACCACTGCATCAGCGGCTGCCAAATTTGTTTTTAGTAGCTCTGATCGCACGTGGCCAACCACCGCTATCTCCCCCCGTTCCACCACTGCCTCAGCAGTCTCCAAGTTTGCCCGTTGAACTACCTCTCCTCACCCCACCGCGGCCTGAGGAGCTGCCAAGTTTGTATGTTGAGGCTTCGACAGCAGGGAGCCCACCAGCACTACCTCTCCAAACTCCACGGCCTGAGCAGCCACCAAATTTGTCTGTCGATGCTCCGTTGGCTGCTGCCCGACTAGCACTACCTCTCCAAACTCCACTGCCTGAGCAGCCACCAAATTTGTCTGTCGATGCTCCGTTGGCTGCTGCCCGACTAGCACCACCTCTCCTCACTCCACCACTGCCTGAGCAGCCACCAAGTTTGTCTGTCAATGTTCCCATGGTAGCTAGCCGACCGGCACCGACTTCCCCCGTTCCAGCACTGCCTGAGCAGCCACCAAGTTTGTCTTTGGAAGCTCCGATGCTTGCTGAAGAACCAACAGCACCTCGTCCTAGTCGTGGCAATAGATGGTAA